The Anomalospiza imberbis isolate Cuckoo-Finch-1a 21T00152 chromosome 13, ASM3175350v1, whole genome shotgun sequence genome includes the window catgggCGCTGGGCTCTGCCATTCCTGGCCATGTGGTATTTCCCAGAtgtttctgtaaacaacctccTCCTGCATTTTCCTGCTCTTGCAGCAAAGGAGCTCAGGTGTCCATGGACATCCTCACAGCATTCCCAGTCCTCCTGATGTTGGTTTGTCCCCTGGATCCTGTGACACAGGGGGGACCAGGGTGTCTCAtccctgctggggcagggctgtgcGTGTCCCCTCGGGATGTGCTGCTCGTGGAGCCCCGTTTCCTTCTGTTCCCCCTTCAAAGcttctcccatccctgcagaATAATTCCGTGTCCCCCTCGGAGAGCCTGCGGGCCAGCGAGAAGCACCGGAGCTCCACGGATTACAGCATCGACTCCAAGAAGCGGAAagcggaggagaaggacagcATGAGCCGATATGTGAGTGACAGCCACGGGCTCCTGAGGCcacggggacacctgggggtgGCGTCTGGGGGCAGaaagtgggatttggggtgacgCTTTCCAGATGCGATGTGGGTGAGCTGGGACAGAGAACCGTGGGAtcattcaggctggaaaaggccttGGAGACCATGGGGTCCAACCATCCCCCACGCTGCCAAGGCCATCATAAtccgtgtccccaagtgcctcATCCACTCCCCTGGCTGACTGCGCCCCTGCCCTGGCTACCCCCTTCCGTCACCTGACCACCTTTTCCATGAAAGAATTCCCCCTGATCTCCAGCCCGagagtcctgctgctgctgctgggggtggtTTGGCCCCTCGGGGGGGATGGTCCCCCCCAGTTTTTggagctctctgcagggtgTGACACGTTTTGTGTGTTCCAGGACAGCGATGGTGACAAGAGCGATGACCTGGTGGTCGATGTCTCCAATGAGGTGAGCTCTGGGTTTGGGACGTGGGAGGTGATTCCTTAGGGACCTCCCAACACCAGCCTGAAGGGTGAAGCCGGAGGGAGCCCTTCCTTCCCACTGTGGGAATTGCAAGGCTTTTCCCATCTCTCAGGACCCCGCCACCCCCCGGGTGAGCCCGGCCCATTCCCCCCCGGAGAACGGCCTGGACAAAGCCCGCGGGCTGAAGAAGGGCGACGCTCCCAACAGCCCGGCCTCGGTggcctcctccagcagcactcCCTCCTCCAAGACCAAGGACCTGGGCCACGTACgtccctcctggggctccctgggccagggctgtgggtcccagcagctggagctcatccctccttctccatcccttcTCCCCCCAGAACGACAAATCCTCCACGCCCGGCCTCAAGTCCAACACTCCGACGCCCAGGAACGACGCTCCCACCCCGGGCACCAGCAGCACCCCGGGGCTGCGGCCCATGCCCGGCAAACCCAGCGGCATGGACCCCCTGGGTGGGTACCCGTGTCACCGCGGTGTCACCGCAGTGTCACCAttgtccccagcacagcttcagCTCATTCCTGTCAACGGGGAACAGCAGCTTTGGGGGGATTGCATTTATGGGGGACCTAATCCAGGTCTGGACAGCTGatggggtgaggagggaggtCTGGTCGTGGAGTGAGCAGGGTTGGGATGAGGGGAtacagcctcaagctgtgccagaggaagTTCAGGTTGGACTTCAGGAGGAATTCTTCGTGTAAAGAGTGGTCAGGCCTCagcaggggctgccctgggagagGTGGTGGAgagcccatccctggaggtgtgcAAGGAAtccctggatgtggcactcagtgctttGGGCTGGGAAGAAGGTGGTGTTGGGCCAGGGGTTGGAGCCTGcggtgttgggttttttccatggCCATGCTTTGCTCTGCACCCTgcctgtgtccccccagccctgcctgtgtccccccagccctgcctgtgtccccccagccctgcctgtgtccccccagccctgcctgtgtccccccagccctgcctgtgtccccccagccctgcctgtgtccccccagccctgctggtaTTCCAGCTGTCCTCCCAGCCGTGCCTGTGTCCCACTCCCTGCCCatctccccccagccctgcccatgtccagccctgctcgtgtcccCCCAGCCGTGCCTGTGTCCTCAGCCATGCCCGTGTCCCCCAACTCCCTGCCCGTGTCCCAGCCCTGACCGTGCCCCGCTCTCGCAGCCTCGGCCCTGCGGACGCCCATCTCCATCGCGGGCTCCTACGCGGCGCCCTTTGCCATGATGGGGCACCACGAGATGAACGGGTCCCTGACGAGCCCCGGCGCCTACGCGGGGCTGCACAACCTCCCCCCGCAGAtgagcgcggccgccgccgccgccgctgcctaCGGCCGGTCACCAATGGTGAGCTTTGGAGCTGTACGTAGCACTTTTAGCTCCTTTCTCGCTGGGGGGGAGGGCTCGGGGGGCTTCTGGGGGCCGGGAGGTTGGGGTTCCCTCTCAAAGCCAGCTGTGCTTTGGGTCAGAGGGATGCGGATGGAGATGATTCTTGGTGGGGTGACGTGCACGTGTCGCTGGGTTGGGGTTTCTCCTTCCCATTCCTCGACCCCCTTCCCATTCCTCTCACTAAACTCCTGGTTTAAGGCAGAACAAGGGGTTGAACACTGCCATTAAAGCAGACTCAGGGGTTTCTTCCCTCGGGGTGCTGGGCACAACATGGCTGATCCCATCCCTGGGGGCTTGGTAACAACACGGGGAGAGGAGCATGTCCCAGCTGGTTCTTGCAGACCCAAAACCTTTGGCTGGTTCCCCCTTCCTGCCAGGGGGAAATGCCAATTTGAGCAGCCGGGGAAAAGAGGagctgcccagtgtccccagggctcacgGATGGGAAGCTCTGTGGCATTCCTGGCCTCACCCGTGTCCGTGCATCTCTTGGCAGGTCGGGTTTGACCCTCACCCACCCATGCGAGCCCCGGGCCTGCCCTCCAGCCTGGcatccatccctggagggaaaCCGTAAGCCCCGCTTGGATTTTTGTGGGATCGGAGGGGACGAGTGGCGGGGAGGGAGACGAGGGCGGCCTTCAGGCAGGGCTGGCGCTGTGCACACAGCGTGTGACTGTGTGACAGTCCCCAAAAGCTCCGTccctggagctgagccctgtCCCACCCTGGCAGGGCCTACTCGTTCCACGTGAGCGCGGACGGGCAGATGCAGCCGGTGCCGTTCCCGCACGACGCGCTGGCGGGGCCCGGCATCCCGCGGCACGCGCGGCAGATCAACACGCTGAGCCACGGCGAGGTGGTGTGCGCCGTCACCATCAGCAACCCCACGCGCCACGTCTACACCGGCGGCAAGGGCTGCGTCAAGATCTGGGACATCAGCCAGCCCGGCAGCAAGAGCCCCATCTCCCAGCTGGACTGCCTggtgagggctggagtccccatgctggggctgctgctgtccccagggctgtgtcccctgCCCTCACCCACCTCTGTTCGTCATCTTCTCCCCGTTAACACCACCGTCTCTTCCCCACATTGCCATCTGTGCTTCCTCTTTTCCCCGCTGCCGTCCCATTCCTCTTCCCCCCTTAACGCCCTCTTGCTCTTCCCCATTTCCAACTCTTTGTGTTCCATCACTGTCTTTCTCCTCTTGCCATTAcctctcttttccccctttagatttcccttttcctctttccccatcaatgttccttttcctcttttctcacCCTGTTGCCCTTTTCTCCCCATCAACgtcccttttcctcttctcccatcaaattcccttttcctcttctcccatCAACgtcccttttcctcttctcccatCAACgtcccttttcctcttctctcatcaacatcccttttccccttctcccaaCCCCTTGCActccctttcctcttccctctccacATCCCTTTTCCCGTCCCCCCATAACACGCCTTCCCTCCACTCCCTTTCCCTTCCATCACCACCTCCCCCGTCCCCAGCCCGTCCCTCACGGTCCCTTCTGTCCCCAGAACAGGGATAACTACATCCGCTCCTGCAAGCTGCTGCCGGACGGCCGCACGCTGATCGTGGGGGGCGAGGCCAGCACGCTGACCATCTGGGACCTGGCGTCGCCCACGCCGCGCATCAAGGCCGAGCTGACGTCGTCGGCGCCCGCGTGCTACGCGCTGGCCATCAGCCCCGACGCCAAGGTGTGCTTCTCGTGCTGCAGCGACGGCAACATCGCCGTCTGGGACCTGCACAACCAGACCCTGGTCAGGTGAGCCCCCGCCGGggtcctgctgctcagggatcGTGGGGcgggaaggaccttaaaggtcGATTTTATCCCATCACGttcctttttgtcttctgtcGGTGTTGCTTTACCCTCATCCCCCGCAACgtccctttccctcttcccccaCAACATcccttttcttgtctttttgtcagtgttccttttcccttttcccccacaaaaacacccttttcttctccttttgtcagtgttccttttccttttgtcaGTGTCcgttttcctcttctttttggcaatgttttccttttcttttatcaacatcccttttcctcttccttcatCAATGTCTCGTTTGTTCTTTCTCCACCCCATTGCCAtctctttcctcttccctctcaTCATGGtcccttttcctcttctgcCCATCAtgttccctttcctcttcccccCCACTGACAtccctttcctctcttccttgAGTAAAAaccaccttccactatccccggttgctccaagccccatccaacctggccttaaacattcccgggatggggactccaccatcCTCTCTGGGCTGGAGCCAGGAACACCCTGTGGTGATGCTGCACCATCTCCTGGTGCTCATCCCTAAACCAGCCCagtccttggccaggctggtgCTCCTCAGCCCAGGATGCTCCTGGATGGATTTCCAGGAATATTCATTGTGGACCAGCCACGCAAACGTCGTCTGAGCACCTTGAGGGCAGCTCCGTGCTTTTTCTAGCGCTCTCCTTGCAGAATTCCATCATTTGTTTCTGCTCCCAAGGCAATTCCAAGGCCACACGGACGGGGCCAGCTGCATAGACATCTCCCACGACGGTACGAAGCTGTGGACGGGGGGCCTGGACAACACGGTGCGCTCCTGGGACCTGCGGGAAGggcggcagctgcagcagcacgaCTTCACCTCCCAGGTAGGGCAAGGGACCAGGGATCCGTCCCCACGGGAAACAGGGGGTCCTGCTCAGCCCCGGCTCCTGGGAGGGGCTTTTCCTGCTGGGAAAACGGCCCTGGGAGCTCCGAGTGTGGCTGTTCCCGCTGGTTTCGGGGTGGCCCAGGAATGCTGGAGCCGTGGGGCTCCCTGGATCTTGTGCcagctcctcttttccatcctGGCAGGATGAGGCTGCTGTTGAGGAAGCAGCTGTTTTTGTGGGATGCCTGTGGATGTAACAGGGTTCTCTGGGTGCCCTGTGGGTGGGATGAGAGCAGGGTTCAGGGATCAGGCTCAGCAGAGCCTGCCAGAGCCCTGATCcacaggaacagagctgggaccctGTGTCCCATTGGTAAGGGCAGCAGTATCCATGGGGATGGAGCCATCCCAACCCAGGGATCTGCCTCTCCCCACCTGTTCCATCCATCGGGGGCTGGccagcacctccagcactgccacagaTCCCACAGCGGTTGGGTTGGGCGGCACCTTGAGGATCTCTCATCCCGACCTTCCGGCGGGGGGCCGGGAATTCCCGCTGATCCCCCCGTATCTTCCTGCAGATCTTCTCTCTGGGATACTGCCCGACGGGCGAGTGGCTGGCGGTGGGCATGGAGAGCAGCAACGTGGAGGTGCTGCACCACACCAAGCCCGACAAGTACCAGCTGCACCTGCACGAGAGCTGCGTCCTCTCCCTCAAATTCGCCTACTGCGGTGAGCTCGGGCAGGGATGGGCATCACGGAGTcgtggagtggtttgggttgggagagaCCTTCGAGCTCATCTCTGGGGCACCTTCCACCTGACCCCCCCACCCTGGACCCCTCATCATGGATGGGAGcgtggaatcatggaatatttggggttggaaggaaccttaagtTGGGGcaactccctctgtcccagggtgctccaagccccgtccagcctggccatggaCACTTCAGGGATGTCCATGAGCTGCAGGAGGGGACGGTGCTCAACGCAGCAAGGGGGGCTGAGCACGGATGTTTCCAGCAGGATCCATCCCGTGGATGCTGCACTTGGGGTTTATTCCCATGAACCCATCCCGGTTCTGGTGGGGTTTATCCCCATAAAACCATCCTGGCTGTGGCCATGGTTATCCCCATAAACTCATCCTGGTTTTGGTAGGGTTTATTCCCTGGGGTATTCCCATAAACCCATCCTGGTTCTGGCGGGGTTTATTCCCATAACCCCATCCTGGTTCTGGCAGGGTTTATTCCCATAACCCCATCTTGGTTCTGGCAGGGTTTATTCCCATAACCCCATCCTGGTTCTGGCAGGGTTTATCCCCATAAAACCCATCCTGGTTTTGGCAGGGGTTATTCCCCGGGTTATCCCCATAACCCCATCCTGGTTCTGGCAGGGTTTATTCCCTGGATTATTCCTATAAACCCCCCCTAGTTCTGGCAGGGTTTATTCCCTAGATTATTCCCATAAACCCTGGTTCTGGCAGGGTTTATTCCCTGGATTATTCCCATAAACCCACCCTGGTTCTGGCAGGGTTTATTCCCATAAGCCCatcctggctgtggctgcaaaCAGCCACAGGGCACCACTGGAGGTGGGAAGCAGCACTTGGATTCTTCCAGCAGAGTAGGGCTGGGCAGGACTCCCCAGGGAACCTCCAggttttcccatttctcccaaATCTCTGGGCTCAGACagcctgtggggacagggaagggTCGGGGAGGTGGTCCCGGCAGCGTTCGGCTGCTgatcccaaattcctgctgcagggaagTGGTTTGTGAGCACTGGGAAGGACAACCTGCTCAACGCCTGGAGGACGCCCTACGGAGCCAGCATCTTCCAGGTAGGAGAGCTTGGGAAGGCCACGGGGTGGGGGCTGCTCCCagaatcccattcccagttaTCCTGGAGAGAGGGGAGATCCTCTGGGAGGGCCGGATGGGTGTCAGGGTGCAGGATATGGTGCTGCCCccagcacagatgctgctgagGGATCCTGGAATCCCACCCTGCTGGGTTTTCTCCCTCCCACTGCTGGGTTTTCTCTCACTGTGACCCCGCTGGGTTTTCTCCCTCTCTGACCCTGCTGgattttctctctccctgaccctgctgggttttctctctccctgaccCTGCTGGGTTCTCTCTCTCCCACCCCTCtgggttttttctctctcccatcctgctgtgttttctctcttcccacTGATGGGTTCTCGCTCTCCCTGACCCCGCTGGGTTCTctctcccaccctgctgggttttctctctctccctctctgatGGTTTCTCTcccctcctgcttttcccagtcCAAGGAATCCTCGTCCGTGCTGAGCTGCGACATCTCGGCGGATGACAAGTACATCGTCACGGGCTCCGGGGACAAGAAGGCCACGGTCTACGAGGTCATCTACTGAGCCTGGGATTTCCAGCACTCGGAACGCTCCGGGAATGCCGAGGGGaggccccgggcccggcccagCTCCGCCCGGCACCCGCCACACTTGGATTTATTTGGAGATCTGCAACTCTGGCACACATGGAAGCCCTAAACGGATTTTTATTTGGTTTCaaggttttggggttccttttgattttttggcttttttttttttttttttttttttttttttttttttttttttggttttccgGTTCTTTCCGTCTGGCTTTGATGGCACTATAAAGGACTCCTTTTTTTAttgggactttttttttgtgcatcCCGCATAAGACTtgtgaaaaatgtaaatactGGACTAGGAAATAGCGTGGGAAGGGGGGACCCTCCCAGTACACTTAGTTGTGTATTTTTGTCTGCTGTAATTGTATTCCACTGATGGTTTTGGTGGTGGCAATTTTattctgggggttttttggttggttttttttttttgttgttgttgtttttttttgttttttggggtttttcccccctttttccttccccacTCCGGAAGTGTCCGTGGGGACTTTGCCatccaggctgagcagagatGTCCACTGGTGAAAAGTTGTTCCTCCTGTCGTGCGTCGTGTGTTAGTGATGGTGGGGAATCGCTCGGATCCTCAGCTACTGACGGGACATCAACACAATCAccttggggtttgttttttataGATGGATTTATGGAtttatccttctttttttttttttttttttttttttttttccgtgcTTGGATGTTTGAAGAAAAGGGGAAGCCCACGCAAGCCCTTCTTGGTCTTCGGACAGAAGCAAATGAGGAGTGATTTCAAAGAAAGCTTAGAAAATTCAGCTCAGGGAGCCACGAAAGATAATAGCAAACTTATGTGTTTTGTATTCAAATGAAAGTAAAGAATTAGAATTGAtaaccttgaaaaaaaaaaagacaaaaaaaaaatacagttttttttaaaagcgAGAAGTTTACTAACAAGTAGGGTTTGTGTGTGGTGGGGGGCTGTTTGTGGTCCTTGTGGGCTTTATGGTCTTGTGTCTTCTGGTTTTATGGAGCAACTCCCTCCCCCCACAGGCCTTTTGTACTAAAGGGTTccaaaaaggacaaaaaaaaaaaaaaaagacaaaaaaaaaacgaaGACCTAACgggaaaataaaagtatttgtGTAGCAGAAGTGCTCACCTGTATCGTAGCACACGGCAGAGGATTTTTATACCGCATTTTTATGGATTATTTTTGGCGAGTTGGATCTGGtccaaaaggaaataaaaacagatgTTTAGGGTTGAGGGGAAAACGGTTTGGAGAGGAGGATGGAGAAGACCTGGAACTGCAGCCCTCCCAGGAGCCTCGGTCCCATCCCTCTGAGggatccatcccatcccatcccatccctccggctgctcccggggcagacagaggagctgggaaggaagaGAGATCTCCTGGGAAATCCTGGTGTTCCCACCGGCATGAGAGGGTTCTGAGCTGACGTGAGGGAAGGTTCCAGGCTGGGGTGGCTCCGTGGGAGGGTGGGATCGCTTTGGGGCACGGATGATCCAAGGAAGGAAAAGTTCTCTAAAGCTGCTTTTAGGGAAAGGCGTTTTAGGGTGGTTTGGCTCAGATTAACGACTGCCCCGGGGGCCAGCAGAGCCTTGGAGGGGtccagggctgtcccaggggTGTTTAGGGGTCGGTTTTTGGGATCTGtgggggcagctctgccccttTCTGCTCCCTGACCCTGGGCACAGCGCTCCCAGCTCCGTGGCGCAtggatggggctgtgctgggaagggctggggggctctgccctgtccccagggcccccctggcagtggggtcacccccagctcctgtcccccAGGCTCGGCTGCTTGGTTTTTCTCCCCGAAATGCCAGGAGTGAAATGCAGGAATTGCGTGTTCCGGAGCCAGGCTCTCAACTTCACACCAAAGTATATAGCAGAATCTGTACAGCTGTTAATAACTACCACTGGTTTTTGTAAAAAAGggccaaaaagagaaaaaaaagaataaaaagtcaATGTACTGAAGCTCAACTGCAAGCAAAGTGTCTCTAAACCCTCTGATCCATGGAATTTCACGGAGGTGGggggaaaggcaggagcaggggagggTCGGGGGGCACAGGACACCCCTGACAGGGACCCCCGACTTTGTGGGTGTCGCCGGAGGTGGGATGGAGCCCAGGATTAATGGGAGAAATTCCCAGCCCTCGGCATCGCCCCAGTCCCGTGGGATGTGCTGCCGAGGGCTGGgctccatcccaaaccccatccctcCCTTTCAGCACCTGGCAGTTCTGCTCCTGCCGGGATGTGGGGATGCAGGGAGAGGGCTGCGATCGGGGAATCCTGATCGGGGAATCCTGATCAGGGAATCCTGCCCGGGCGCTGCCTCAGGACGGGACCGGTGGCTTCCATGCCCGCGATTCCAGCAGCGCCATTCCCAGCGGCATTCCCGAGCtcccggcccggcaccctgaTGGAGACCAAGCCCTTCCATGAACTGGGCCAGCTGGAGCGTCCTGCGGGGCTCCGATGATGGATGCGAGGTGACAGGACCTGCTGCGAGGGAGGGATGAAAGGCAGGAGCAGCGCCCTGCCCGCCcggctgcaggagcagtgccCGGGAGCGCGTTTCCATCCCCTTGGAGGCTGGATGCGGCCAGGGGCTGACACGGGGAGACCATTAAAAGGTCGGAATTGCAAGGAATCCTTTGTTGGGAGATTGGGAGAGCccgggcaggggaggggaagggaccCCCAGGCCTCCCTTGGGCACCGGAGCGGCTCCGGCGGcgcttccagccctgcccagggaagggaaagggttcccttccctccccagctgccctCGGCACTCCATGGGGGTGCACTCGGCTTGTCCAAGTGCTGGGGAGGAGCTCTTGGGCTCTCCCACTCCCGTTtgtgctgccagctcccagATTTTATAATTCAATTATTCCCATCCCCCCTGCCACGctggaattttaaattttaaatccaTGAGGGATTTTTTAAAGGTGCTGTCAGGTCAGGCCCGGCCCACGCtgccaggaaaagcagagctggaaatggCCAGAAAAACAAGTGGGAATGGATTTCCTGGGATCCTGAGGATGTGAAGGTGGCAGCCTGGCACACGGCATTTTTGGGTGGCACTGCCCACTTCTTGTTTGAGATTTCCTTTTGTGAGCATCGAATTCCTGCATGAACCTCAGACTGGACGGGCTCCCGTGGAGGTGGGCAGGGATTTGGTCCTGGAGTATCCAAACTGTTTTTCTCAGGCTGGGTCTGGGTCCCTGAAGGGGAGCACTGGGAAAGCCGAGCCGTGCTGGGCCATGCCGTGTTCTGTGTCCCATGCCACGTTCCATGTCCCGTGCCACGTTCTGtgtcccatcccattccatgtTCTGTGTCCCGTGCCACGTTCTGTGTCCCATGCCATGTTCTGtgtcccatcccattccatgtTCTGTGTCCCGTGCCACGTTCTGtgtcccatcccattccatgtTCTGTGTCCTGTGCCATGTTCTGTGTCCCATGCCATGTTCTGtgtcccatcccattccatgtTCTGTGTCCCGTGCCACGTTCTGtgtcccatcccattccatgtTCCGTGTCCTATGCCATGTTCCGTGTCCTATGCCATGTTCTGTGTCCCATGCCATGTTCTGTGTCCTATGCCATGTTCTGTGTCCCATTCCATGTTCCGTGTCCCATGCCATGTTCTGTGTCCTATGCCATGTTCCGTGTCCTATGCCATGTTCCGTGTCCCATGCCATGTTCCGTGTCCCATTCCATGTTCTGTGTCCTTTGCCATGCCATGttgtgtcccctgtgccacgTTCTGTGTCCCATTCCATGTTCTGTGTCCCATCCCATGCCAcgctgtgtcccctgtgccatGCCGAGCCGTGCCCACCCCAGGAACAAAGCAGAGCATgcatccagctgtgccccaggcacATCCCCGCCATCTGCCCACCAGGGAATCCGGGATAACGGGatctcccttcccagcccttttccaCCCCTCCCATCCCCTTTCcgtcccttcccagccccttcccatcccttcccctcccctttcgatcccttcccagcccttttccatcccattccatcccttcccctcccgttcccagccccttcccatcCCCTTTCCATCCCCtttccatcccttcccatcccttcccctcccctttcgctcccttcccagcccttttccaCCCCTCCCaaccccttcccctcccttcccatcccctttccatcccttcccatcccttcccctcccctttcgatcccttcccagcccttttccaCCCCTCCCaaccccttcccctcccttcccagcccttttccatcccttcccctcccctcccagccctgttGCCGGGGTGCCACCCCCGGGCTGGGGACAGATGGTGGCGGCGCTCGGGGacaccctcagctgctgctgtcgcTGGCTGCTGCCGCCGAGCGTGAATTCTGCTGGCACCGCTCCCTTCGGCGGCTCTGCCGGTGCAGCGCAGCGGTTTTAATTACAGTAATTGAGTTATAATGAACGATTGCGCCGGGCCATTGtgcgcggggcgcgggcggcTCCGCGCCGCGCTGggggcggcccctgcccggGCTTTGTTCGCTGCTCCGGGGCTGGCATCGCTTCCAAAGGCTcgccccggccgccgccgccctccGATGCTCATCGTGCTCCTCTTCCCGGCGCTGGGGCTTCCCGGCATCCCGCTGGAAAACGGACCGAAACTCTCCTTCGGCTTAATCCACCCCGGGAAAATCAAAATCAAAGTATCAGCGAGCGGAGCCGAGGCGGAAAGCAAAACAgcccagcaggaaaaatccCAACCCTGCTGGAAAAATCCGTCCTGGGGCTGGCACGGGGTGCCtgtgtggggagggggcttgggacaggacacagggaatggctccccagagggcagggatggatgggatctggggaaggaattgttccctgggaggatggggagggctgggctggaattcccagagcagctggggctgcccctggatccctggcagtgcccgaggccaggctggagcagcctgggacagtgggacatgtccctgccatggcactgGATGTCCTTCCAcgtcccttccagctcaaacCATTGCAGGATTCCATGCTCCACTgaaaatccccttttcccaggattcctgtccctgtccttgccACTCCTGTCCCCGGGGCTGTCCCCTGACATCCCAGGCTCTTGTCCCGCGGCCCACCCTGCTCAGGGGGGTTGGATTTGCTTTAAACCCTCTCCTCTGTCCCCCACCCGTGTGGGACGAGCCTCCCTCATCCCCTGAGCCCGGAGCATCCCTGGTTTCTGCCTGGAAAAGCCCATCCAGGATTTGGGAATGCTGGCAGGATCAGGATGGGCTTGGGGCCACCTCTTGGGCAGCCCTGAGAGAGCCCCAAATGCAGCCCTGCTCTCACCCccggggggaatttggggtttttttggcttttctggGCAACAATAAAAACTTTCATTGGAGCAGAACCTCGGCTGGCCAAAAGGAGCCTCGTTAATTCCAGGGAATTGTTTCATCTCAGCTCAACAGGAATaatgaatctttttttttccactattattattatttttttttacaagatgAGTTGGTGAACAGCCAACTTCCTCCAGGGGAATTCCTGGGGAGTGttgatcccagctggaatttaCCTTGCAGGGGAggggaaacaaaaatatttttaaaaaatgagaaaaaagagggggaaaataaaaagagaaggaaaaaagagaaggaaaaaagcaaaggtTTTAAAGGCTCCAATGCTGCCATTCATAACAACGTGTGATTGAGCTCAGCCTTTTCCTGACAGCTCCCAGATGGAGCCAAGGCTTTTCCACAACACCCTCACACAACACTTCCCTCCggagccagccccagccccagacaAAAACCGGGAGCACACAGAGGCCTCGTTATCCTCGGGAAAGCCGAGGAGCCCCCGAGCCTGCAGGGACCCTCCTGAGCTGGGCCCTGCCTGGGAAatccagcccagggctgggagtgccTGCGGCGCCCcgtgggtgtccccagggtttttggggtgtccccagggctgggagtgccTGCAGCG containing:
- the TLE3 gene encoding transducin-like enhancer protein 3 isoform X2, whose protein sequence is MYPQGRHPAPHQPGQPGFKFTVAESCDRIKDEFQFLQAQYHSLKVEYDKLANEKTEMQRHYVMYYEMSYGLNIEMHKQTEIAKRLNTILAQIMPFLSQEHQQQVAQAVERAKQVTMTELNAIIGVRGLPNLPLTQQQLQAQHLSHAAHGPPVQLPPHPSGLQPPGIPPVTGTSSGLLALGALGSQAHLAVKDEKNHHDLDHRERDSSANNSVSPSESLRASEKHRSSTDYSIDSKKRKAEEKDSMSRYDSDGDKSDDLVVDVSNEDPATPRVSPAHSPPENGLDKARGLKKGDAPNSPASVASSSSTPSSKTKDLGHNDKSSTPGLKSNTPTPRNDAPTPGTSSTPGLRPMPGKPSGMDPLASALRTPISIAGSYAAPFAMMGHHEMNGSLTSPGAYAGLHNLPPQMSAAAAAAAAYGRSPMVGFDPHPPMRAPGLPSSLASIPGGKPAYSFHVSADGQMQPVPFPHDALAGPGIPRHARQINTLSHGEVVCAVTISNPTRHVYTGGKGCVKIWDISQPGSKSPISQLDCLNRDNYIRSCKLLPDGRTLIVGGEASTLTIWDLASPTPRIKAELTSSAPACYALAISPDAKVCFSCCSDGNIAVWDLHNQTLVRQFQGHTDGASCIDISHDGTKLWTGGLDNTVRSWDLREGRQLQQHDFTSQIFSLGYCPTGEWLAVGMESSNVEVLHHTKPDKYQLHLHESCVLSLKFAYCGKWFVSTGKDNLLNAWRTPYGASIFQSKESSSVLSCDISADDKYIVTGSGDKKATVYEVIY
- the TLE3 gene encoding transducin-like enhancer protein 3 isoform X5; the encoded protein is MYPQGRHPAPHQPGQPGFKFTVAESCDRIKDEFQFLQAQYHSLKVEYDKLANEKTEMQRHYVMYYEMSYGLNIEMHKQTEIAKRLNTILAQIMPFLSQEHQQQVAQAVERAKQVTMTELNAIIGQQQLQAQHLSHAAHGPPVQLPPHPSGLQPPGIPPVTGTSSGLLALGALGSQAHLAVKDEKNHHDLDHRERDSSANNSVSPSESLRASEKHRSSTDYSIDSKKRKAEEKDSMSRYDSDGDKSDDLVVDVSNEDPATPRVSPAHSPPENGLDKARGLKKGDAPNSPASVASSSSTPSSKTKDLGHNDKSSTPGLKSNTPTPRNDAPTPGTSSTPGLRPMPGKPSGMDPLASALRTPISIAGSYAAPFAMMGHHEMNGSLTSPGAYAGLHNLPPQMSAAAAAAAAYGRSPMVGFDPHPPMRAPGLPSSLASIPGGKPAYSFHVSADGQMQPVPFPHDALAGPGIPRHARQINTLSHGEVVCAVTISNPTRHVYTGGKGCVKIWDISQPGSKSPISQLDCLNRDNYIRSCKLLPDGRTLIVGGEASTLTIWDLASPTPRIKAELTSSAPACYALAISPDAKVCFSCCSDGNIAVWDLHNQTLVRQFQGHTDGASCIDISHDGTKLWTGGLDNTVRSWDLREGRQLQQHDFTSQIFSLGYCPTGEWLAVGMESSNVEVLHHTKPDKYQLHLHESCVLSLKFAYCGKWFVSTGKDNLLNAWRTPYGASIFQSKESSSVLSCDISADDKYIVTGSGDKKATVYEVIY